GTTATCGGTGGTGAAGGTGGAGAGCATCGCCAGGCACTGAGTGAATTCCTCACGGCGAAAATGATCCATCGCCAGTTCATAGACCGAATGCAGGAACATCGCCGGGAAGTGCGCCTGCACGTCTTGCGCCGCACCGCCTTCAGCCTGTCGCGCATATTCGGCCCAGGGTTGTTCTCCCCGGGACAGGCAATGGCGGAACGCCTTTCGAGCCTGATCCATCCGTCCCAGGCGCAGCAAGGCGACGCCCTGGTGGAGCCAGCCCTCGGATGAATCATTCAGGGCGCACAGGCGTTCGAACCAGTCCAAGGCCTGATCCGGGCGCTCGTTGAGCAAAGCGGCATGGCCCATCAGAAGGGCATGTTCGGCGTGGAATCTTTCAATCCGCTCAGACGTTGGCATAGCGGGAGTTCCGCAAGATGGTGTAGCCCTTTACCAGTTCGGTGATGCCAGATTCCAGGGAGTGGACAGGTTTGAAGCCGGTGGCCTCTATCCGGGCATTCGAGACGATGTAGTCACGCTTGTCCGGGTCTTCGCCCACCGGGGCTTCCAGGTAGACGAAGCCGGGAACCTGTTTTTGGATCAAGGCACAAAGCTGGCGCTTGGACAGGTTGGCGTCGGACAGGCCCACATTGTATGGGCTGCCGCGCATGGTGTTGAAATTGTCGACGGCATGCAGGAAGGCACGGGTGACGTCGCGGATGTGGATGTAGTTGCGCATGAAGTCCGCCTCGAACAGCACCACCGCCCGGTCGGTGACAGCCCGATGGACGAAGTCGTTGACCAGAAGGTCCACCCGCATCCGTGGCGCCATGCCGAAAACAGTTGCCAGACGCAGGCTGATGGAATTCTTCCGTTCCAGCACCGCCAATTCGGCTTCCACCTTGGCGCGTCCGTAAAGGGAAATGGGATTAAGTGGCGTGTCCTCGGTGCAGGCAATCCCCGGCTTGCCGATGCCATAGCCGCTATTGGTGTTGGGGATGATCATCCGCTGCTCGGGCGACAGGATACGGGTCAGCATCAGGACGGCATCGCGGTTGGTGGTTACTGCGCCGATGCGGTCGCGGTCGCAAAGCGGAGCGCCAACCAGTGCGGCAAGCGGGATGACCAGATCGGCCCCGGCGGTGATACGCGTCATCAGCGCCTCGTCGCGGGCGTCGCCGCGGATGACGTTGAAATTGGGTTCGGCACAGACGTCGAACAATCCGGCTTCACGGAACATGAAGGTCTCGACCACGGTGACCTTGTGGCCGCGGGCCAGCAGGGCGGGAACCAGGATCGAACCGAGATAGCCGGCGCCTCCGGTGACGACGATGGAAAGTTGCTCGCTCATTTAGATCACCTTGCTTTCGGGAGTCAATCGCGGCTTTGGAAGATGATCTGCGAGCCGACATGGTCGAACTTGACCGGTGTGCAGATCAAGGGGCTTAGGGCGGCGCGGATGCCTTCGTGATCCTCGGGGCGCGCCAGGACGAGGAAGAAGCCGCCGCCGCCGGCGCCCAGCAATTTGCCGCCCAGGGCGCCGTTGGCGCGGGCGGTGTGATAGATGGCGTCGATCTGGTCACTGGTGATATGCCGGGACAGGCCGCGCTTGATGGTCCAGGATTCGTGCATCAGCCGGCCCATCTCGCCCCAGTCTCCCGAGCCGAGCAGGATGTCTTCGGCCTGGTCGACAAGATGCAGCATGGCCCGTAATTCCGGCTGCTTATGCCCGATATTGCCGATCTGATGGGCGGCGATCTCGCTTGCGTTGCGCGACAGCCCGGTCCAGAACAGCAGCATGTGCCGTTCCAGATTCTCCAGGCGTTCCTGCGGCAGGGTCAAGGGATGCGCTCGGCAGCCCTTGGCGTCGAAACTCAGCCGGTTCAGCCCGCCATGCGCGGCCATCATCTGGTCCTGCGAACCGACGCTTTCCCCCATGACCTCTTGTTCCAGGTGGA
This is a stretch of genomic DNA from Magnetospirillum gryphiswaldense MSR-1 v2. It encodes these proteins:
- a CDS encoding NAD-dependent epimerase/dehydratase family protein → MSEQLSIVVTGGAGYLGSILVPALLARGHKVTVVETFMFREAGLFDVCAEPNFNVIRGDARDEALMTRITAGADLVIPLAALVGAPLCDRDRIGAVTTNRDAVLMLTRILSPEQRMIIPNTNSGYGIGKPGIACTEDTPLNPISLYGRAKVEAELAVLERKNSISLRLATVFGMAPRMRVDLLVNDFVHRAVTDRAVVLFEADFMRNYIHIRDVTRAFLHAVDNFNTMRGSPYNVGLSDANLSKRQLCALIQKQVPGFVYLEAPVGEDPDKRDYIVSNARIEATGFKPVHSLESGITELVKGYTILRNSRYANV
- a CDS encoding kinase, translating into MIISRTPFRVSFFGGGTDYPDWYREHGGAVIAVAIAKYCYLSCRWFQNFFDAKHRIVYNRIELCGAIDEIEHPSVRACLRHFGVTDGVEIIHNADLPARSGLGSSSSFTIGLLNALQALTARPQLGRQALADLAIHLEQEVMGESVGSQDQMMAAHGGLNRLSFDAKGCRAHPLTLPQERLENLERHMLLFWTGLSRNASEIAAHQIGNIGHKQPELRAMLHLVDQAEDILLGSGDWGEMGRLMHESWTIKRGLSRHITSDQIDAIYHTARANGALGGKLLGAGGGGFFLVLARPEDHEGIRAALSPLICTPVKFDHVGSQIIFQSRD